The genomic interval AAACAAATGTGGAAACTGcctttcactcttttttttctgagtgagTGAAGAGATTGTCGCTTGTTTTGGGGGAATGCAGTAGTAAGGCTAGATGGCTGCTCTTATGCGTCCTGGCTGGCAGTTCGCTCTGTTTTGTTCTTCATGATCTTTATTTCGTACACTGGTGAGAGTGCTGAAAGATTTCAGTTTCAgagattgggtttttttctatccTGTTTGCACAAAGATGCTGGTGGTTTTAGTAGAAGTCAGGTATATCGAGAGCAGCGATTTTTGCAATTCTGTTTATCCTAGTAAACATCTGAGGTACGATGGGATCACATATTAGGGGCATTGGCGAGAGGAGGGTTTTTGGCACATATGCATATTCATTAGTGGTCTGCACAGTTTCAAGTGTTGTACGTTTGTTCTACGGTTCCATGATTGTTTCCTGAACACAGATCATATCGACGTCATTAGAAAAACCTATCTGAATAGTTTACTAATGAACAAGGGTGCTTTACACAttgattttaggaaaaaaggaaacataggatgatttaaataaatgtaattcGGTATAAACTAAGGAAACGCTAGGCATCTCTTGGGAAAGGATGTCAAATATTTAGGGTCCTGAAAGTTTCCTTTGGTTGTTTAGCTGCATCTTTATTTGTACTTTTAAATGAATCCTGTGACAATTAGCTCCCTGACTTCAAGAAACATGAAATTGCTCTCGTCCCGTTTGTGGTAATAAACCTGATGACTGTTTTTCGGGATATGGTATTTTCCCGTCTTCTCTCTGCAAAGCTGTTGCTGAAGATGCTTTTGAACAAAAACGATAATTTTAAGAATAAGCGAAAATTTGGATGAAACAcgaaaaattacttttaattaaCATATTGCCTATATTTACATAATGACAATAGTAAATGATGCGTTTCCCGTGCGATTAAAGAACCCCGCCCACGGAATGCCTCTGCCTTCCTCCCGATGGTGATACCCTGGAGGATGAAAGCAGAGATGGGCTGGAGAAATGCGGAGGCAGGAGATCGGCGCTGGACGAAAAGCGACATCTCGGTGGCGACTGTGCCCTGTATGGAGCGAGGCCGGGCGGGCAGCGCTGGGCAGCGCTCGGTGCCTGCAGTGCCGGGAGGAGGCTGCGGGCGCCGCTGTTGACCGAGAGGAGCGAGAGGAAGCTCGGAGCGCTACCGGCAGCCCCGCCCGCTGCGGATCGGCTCGGTCGCTCACTCGCTCGCCGGATGTCTTGTTCCGCAGCCCGGCGATCTGCAGTTGTCTTCGCAGCGCGGATCCGTGCagaaggggaggagaaagaggctACGACAGGGGCCGGTGAGCGGAAACCTCAGCAAGTGCGCGtaccagagcagcaggcaccGGTGGAGAGCAGCCGCGGCCGAGATGTGCGCGGCGGGGAGGCGCTGGGGCCGGCGGCAgcgagctctgctctgggccgTGCTGCTGGCGGCGTGGGAGGCGGCGCGGGGGCAGCTGCGCTACTCGGTGCCCGAGGAGATGCCCAAGGGCTCGTTCGTGGGCGACGTGGCCAAggacctggggctgcagctgccggaGATCCGAGATCGCGGCGTTCGCATTGTCTCTAAAGGTAGGACGCAGTATTTCGCTCTGCACGGGAAGACGGGACATTTAGTGACGGCGGAGAGGATCgacagagagcagctgtgcgAGAGTGTGCAGCAATGCGTGCTGCGCTGTGAGCTGATAGTGGAGGGACAGATGCAGGTTTACCGAATCGAAGTGGAAATCACGGACATTAATGACAACGGTCCCAGCTTTCGAGAGGAAGAAACAGAGCTGAGAATGAGCGAGTTGACAGCGCCGGGGTCCCAGTTTCCCCTGGTCGAGGCTCACGATCCTGACTCTGGCCGGAATTCGCTGCAGAGCTACGAGCTGAGCGGTGACGAGCACTTCTCGCTGGCCGTGCAGGCGGGCCCCGGCGGCGATCAGCGTCCCGAGCTGGTGCTGGCGAAGGCGCTGGACCGGGAGGAGGCGGCGTTTCACGAGCTGGTGCTGAGGGCGATGGACGGCGGCGATCCGGCACGGACGGGCACGGCTCGGATCCGCGTGACGGTGCTGGACGCGAACGACAACGCGCCCGTGTTCAGCCAGGCGGAGTACACGGTGCGTGTGCCCGAGGACGTGCCCGTGGGCTCAGTACTAGTCACTGTCACAGCCACGGACGCCGACGAGGGGCCGAATGGTCACGTGAAATACTTGctcaaaaaaatcacagagaaaGCCTCACAGATTTTCCAGCTGGATGCCGAGATTGGAGCGGTCACGCTACTGCGGAATCTGAATTTCGAGGAAGGCGACTCCTACGAACTGGAGGTGCAGGCACATGACGGCGGAGGTCTTTCCGACGCTGCCAAAGTTGTAATTGCCGTAACAGATGTGAACGACAACGCCCCAGAACTCACAGTGTCGTCGGCGCTGAGTGAGATCTCTGAGGATGCCCCGTCAGGGACGGTGGTCGCCCTGCTGCACGTGCAGGACCGGGACTCGGGGGCCAACGGCGAGGTGCGCTGCTCGCTCGATGACGACATCCCCTTCCGTCTGGAGAAGTCCTTTGATGACTACTACCGTGTGGTGACAGCGAGAGAGCTGGACCGGGAGCAGGTGTCGGAGTACAACGTGACGGTGCGGGCGGCCGACGGCGGGTCGCCGTCGCTGCAGAGCAGCGCGGTGCTGGCGCTGCGGGTGCTGGACGTGAACGACAACGCACCGGTGTTCGCGGAGGAGCGCTACAGCGCGCGGCTGGCGGAGAACAACGCGGCGGGCGCGCTGGTGCTGACGGTGCGCGCCACGGACGCGGACTGGGGGCAGAACGCGCGCGTGCGCTACCGGCTGGCGGAGGGGCGGGTGCGGGGCGCGCCGCTGTCGTCGTACGTGTCGGTGCAGGCGGAGACGGGCGCGCTGTACGCGCTGCGCTCCTTGGACTACGAGCAGCTGCGCGAGCTGCAGCTGTGCGTGCGGGCGGAGGACGGCGGCGCGCCGGCGCTGAGCAGCAACGTGTCGGTGCGGCTGCAGATCGTGGACGAGAACGACAACGCGCCGCAGGTGCTGTACCCGCCGGCGGCCGCTGCAGCGGCGGCGTGGTCGGGCGTGGAGCTGGCGCCGCGGCGGTCGGAGGCCGGCGCGCTGGTGGCCAAGGTGGTGGCGGTGGACGCGGACGCGGGGCAGAACGCGTGGCTGTCGTACGAGCTGGCCAAGGCCACGGAGCCGGGGCTGTTCCGCGTGGGGCTGCACAGCGGCGAGGTGCGCACGGCGCGCTCGCCGCTGGCCCGCGACGCGGCGCGCCACAgcctggtggtgctggtgcGGGACCACGGGCGGCCGGCGCTGTCGGCCACGGCCACGCTGAGTGTGGTGCTGGCCGAGAGCGTGGCCGAGCTGCTGGCCGAGCTGGGCAGCGCGGCGCAcgaggcggcggcgccgggcgaGCCGGCCGCCAGCCTGACGCGCTGGCTCGTGCTGGCCGTGGCCGCCGTCTCGTGCCTCTTCGTggccttcctgctgctgctgctggcgctgcgCCTGCGCCGCTGCCAccgccagcagctgctgccgcCGGACAGCGGCGCCTTGCGCGGCGTGCCCGTCTCGCACTTCGTGGGCATCGACGGCGTGCGCGCCTTCCTGCAGTCCTACTCGCACGACGTGTCGCTCACGGCCGACTCGCGCAAGAGCCACCTGCGCTTCTCGGCCGCCAGCTGCTGCGACACCCTcccggcccgcccgccgcccgaCGAGCCCGCGCCGCTGCTCGGCCACGAGGACCCGGCCGGCGCCCTCCCCTCGGACCCCGCCCCTCCCTCGGTGAGTTCCTCTGTCCGGATTTTCTCCGCGACGCTTTCTTGTGATGTTGCCCTGCCCTTTCCC from Zonotrichia leucophrys gambelii isolate GWCS_2022_RI chromosome 13, RI_Zleu_2.0, whole genome shotgun sequence carries:
- the LOC135453826 gene encoding protocadherin gamma-A10-like isoform X15; its protein translation is MCAAGRRWGRRQRALLWAVLLAAWEAARGQLRYSVPEEMPKGSFVGDVAKDLGLQLPEIRDRGVRIVSKGRTQYFALHGKTGHLVTAERIDREQLCESVQQCVLRCELIVEGQMQVYRIEVEITDINDNGPSFREEETELRMSELTAPGSQFPLVEAHDPDSGRNSLQSYELSGDEHFSLAVQAGPGGDQRPELVLAKALDREEAAFHELVLRAMDGGDPARTGTARIRVTVLDANDNAPVFSQAEYTVRVPEDVPVGSVLVTVTATDADEGPNGHVKYLLKKITEKASQIFQLDAEIGAVTLLRNLNFEEGDSYELEVQAHDGGGLSDAAKVVIAVTDVNDNAPELTVSSALSEISEDAPSGTVVALLHVQDRDSGANGEVRCSLDDDIPFRLEKSFDDYYRVVTARELDREQVSEYNVTVRAADGGSPSLQSSAVLALRVLDVNDNAPVFAEERYSARLAENNAAGALVLTVRATDADWGQNARVRYRLAEGRVRGAPLSSYVSVQAETGALYALRSLDYEQLRELQLCVRAEDGGAPALSSNVSVRLQIVDENDNAPQVLYPPAAAAAAAWSGVELAPRRSEAGALVAKVVAVDADAGQNAWLSYELAKATEPGLFRVGLHSGEVRTARSPLARDAARHSLVVLVRDHGRPALSATATLSVVLAESVAELLAELGSAAHEAAAPGEPAASLTRWLVLAVAAVSCLFVAFLLLLLALRLRRCHRQQLLPPDSGALRGVPVSHFVGIDGVRAFLQSYSHDVSLTADSRKSHLRFSAASCCDTLPARPPPDEPAPLLGHEDPAGALPSDPAPPSQAQPNTDWRFSQTQRPGTSGSQNGEEAGAWPNNQFDTEMLQAMILASANEAADGNSTLGGGNGTMGLSARYGPQFTLQHVPDYRQNVYIPGSNATLTNAAGKRDAKNAAPAGGNKKKSGKKEKK